A section of the Jannaschia sp. S6380 genome encodes:
- the puhB gene encoding photosynthetic complex putative assembly protein PuhB: MSHDDFNFEPVRGLPETLPADEHILWQGGPDAWRLAIEVLWIRWVAGYFAVLAIWRVGVSSTGLPLGEALLHGVPFVLLGALACLVLLGIARAMARTTVYTLTNKRVAMRIGVALTMTLNLPYTWIGSADADIRPGGSGTLAFDLLGETRFSYLMTWPHVRPWRMGRTRPAFRCIPDAARVARLFAEAADARVAVPRVEYTPVGAIAAE, translated from the coding sequence ATGTCCCATGACGATTTCAACTTCGAGCCAGTGCGCGGCCTTCCCGAGACCCTGCCCGCGGACGAGCATATCCTGTGGCAGGGCGGCCCCGACGCCTGGCGACTGGCGATCGAGGTCCTGTGGATCCGCTGGGTCGCGGGATATTTCGCGGTGCTGGCAATCTGGCGCGTGGGTGTGTCGTCGACCGGGCTGCCGCTGGGCGAGGCGTTGCTGCACGGGGTGCCGTTCGTCCTGCTGGGGGCTCTGGCCTGCCTCGTCCTTCTGGGGATCGCGCGGGCGATGGCGCGGACGACGGTCTACACGCTGACCAACAAGCGCGTCGCCATGCGGATCGGCGTGGCGCTGACGATGACGCTGAACCTTCCCTATACCTGGATCGGTTCGGCCGATGCGGATATCCGGCCGGGCGGCAGCGGCACGCTGGCGTTCGACCTGCTGGGCGAGACGCGCTTTTCGTACCTGATGACCTGGCCGCATGTCCGGCCCTGGCGGATGGGACGCACGCGGCCGGCGTTTCGTTGCATTCCCGATGCGGCCCGGGTGGCACGCCTGTTCGCCGAGGCCGCCGACGCGCGCGTCGCCGTGCCGCGGGTCGAATACACGCCCGTCGGCGCCATAGCCGCGGAGTAG
- a CDS encoding CopD family protein — MAPTDSWALAAVVAKAAEYAAVLVAMGGPLFIAVFRSAPGDVLRLARQLTALAALMGLLLLALRFGIRSARISGTGLAGATDQVMLGLVADSPLGPAALWRGAGELLILSILTRGSFGLAAALFGALLVAGSHAVIGHSLGDPRPVLAALLVLHLLAGAFWVAALAPLHRVAEGAGGAALLHRFGVVAGGTVAVLLLAGATFAWLMVGSPGRLFGTVYGWTLIAKVVAVCGLLGLAAGNKLRLVPALAAGDSGAPEKLRRAIRAEGAVVLLILLLTAMLTTITTPPMGT, encoded by the coding sequence ATGGCCCCGACCGACAGCTGGGCCCTGGCGGCGGTCGTTGCGAAGGCTGCGGAATATGCCGCGGTACTGGTCGCGATGGGCGGTCCCCTTTTCATCGCGGTGTTTCGATCCGCACCCGGTGATGTGCTGCGGTTAGCGCGGCAATTGACGGCGCTCGCGGCGCTCATGGGGCTTCTGCTCCTCGCGCTGCGCTTCGGCATCCGGTCGGCCCGGATATCGGGAACGGGTCTCGCGGGGGCGACCGACCAGGTGATGCTGGGCCTGGTGGCGGACAGTCCGCTCGGTCCGGCGGCCCTCTGGCGCGGGGCGGGTGAGCTTCTGATCCTGTCGATATTGACACGGGGTTCGTTCGGCCTGGCCGCGGCCCTGTTCGGTGCGCTCCTGGTGGCGGGGTCCCATGCGGTGATCGGCCATTCCCTCGGCGACCCGCGTCCGGTTCTGGCCGCGCTTCTGGTTCTGCACCTGCTGGCGGGCGCCTTCTGGGTCGCGGCACTTGCGCCGCTGCATCGCGTGGCCGAAGGGGCCGGCGGCGCCGCCCTGCTACATCGCTTCGGCGTCGTGGCCGGCGGGACGGTCGCCGTCCTCCTGCTGGCCGGGGCCACGTTCGCATGGCTGATGGTCGGCAGCCCAGGCAGGTTGTTCGGGACGGTCTACGGCTGGACGCTCATCGCCAAGGTGGTCGCCGTCTGCGGGTTGTTGGGGCTAGCCGCGGGAAACAAACTCCGCCTCGTTCCGGCCTTGGCCGCCGGGGACTCCGGGGCACCGGAAAAACTGCGCCGGGCCATTCGGGCGGAGGGCGCGGTCGTCCTGCTCATCCTCCTGCTTACCGCTATGCTGACCACGATCACGACGCCGCCGATGGGAACCTGA
- the puhA gene encoding photosynthetic reaction center subunit H produces the protein MLGVEFFGNFDLASAAIWMFWIFFALLIFYLQTENMREGYPLEDDDGNLSPNQGPFPLPRDKTFHLPHDRDDVTVPSGARADRRDLALERTAASGGAPYLPTGDPMVDGVGPASWAERGDHPELDAHGHPKIRPLSKLDDFRISAGRDPRGKAVVAGDGEVVGRVIDMWVDVPEQMVRYLVIDLNPEGSGKIRLAPIHMVRIKRDRVAVRSLYSHNFEGIPTIKADDRITLLEEEKIMAWYAGGTLYAHPSRAEPKI, from the coding sequence ATGCTCGGCGTTGAATTCTTTGGAAACTTCGACCTCGCCAGTGCCGCGATCTGGATGTTCTGGATCTTCTTCGCGCTGCTGATCTTCTACCTCCAGACCGAGAACATGCGCGAGGGCTATCCGCTGGAGGACGACGACGGGAACCTGTCGCCCAACCAGGGCCCCTTCCCATTGCCGCGCGACAAGACGTTCCATCTGCCGCATGACCGCGACGACGTGACCGTCCCGTCGGGCGCGCGCGCGGATCGCCGCGACCTCGCGCTGGAGCGGACGGCCGCCTCCGGTGGCGCGCCCTATCTGCCGACCGGCGACCCGATGGTCGATGGTGTGGGGCCGGCCAGCTGGGCCGAACGCGGCGACCACCCCGAACTCGACGCGCATGGCCATCCGAAGATCCGGCCGCTGTCCAAGCTGGACGATTTCCGCATCAGCGCCGGGCGCGACCCGCGCGGCAAGGCGGTCGTGGCCGGCGATGGCGAGGTCGTGGGCCGGGTCATCGACATGTGGGTCGACGTGCCCGAGCAGATGGTCCGCTATCTGGTAATCGACCTGAACCCCGAGGGATCGGGCAAGATCCGCCTGGCGCCCATCCACATGGTCCGCATCAAGCGCGATCGCGTCGCCGTGCGCTCCCTCTACAGCCACAACTTCGAGGGCATTCCGACGATCAAGGCCGACGACCGCATCACGCTGTTGGAGGAAGAGAAGATCATGGCCTGGTACGCCGGCGGCACGCTCTACGCGCATCCGTCGCGGGCCGAGCCCAAGATATGA
- the acsF gene encoding magnesium-protoporphyrin IX monomethyl ester (oxidative) cyclase, protein MNAHIPHSADAATVEEALAAENQQITSNEAATAVAMQNTLLTPRFYTTDFDEMDAIDVTPVRAEWDTLIARMKSDPNKGHFKKNEDWDHVDWDGMDPALRAEFIDFLISSCTAEFSGCVLYKEMKRRGSNEDIVTLFQLMARDEARHAGFINDALREAGIAVNLGFLTQAKKYTYFRPKFIYYATYLSEKIGYARYITIYRHLEAHPEHRFHPIFKWFKEWCNDEFSHGEAFALLMRTDPKLTESRANKLWIKFFLTAVYGTMWVRDHQRPVFHEALGVEPTWYGQEVFRKTSEISKQVFPFTLDIDHPRWRPGLDRLQRASVQVAKAKQRGGIGGMASRIAGMAKAAAAFASLYTIPVVHSDVPDNARLEPAY, encoded by the coding sequence ATGAACGCCCATATTCCCCATTCGGCCGACGCCGCCACCGTCGAGGAGGCGCTTGCCGCCGAGAACCAGCAGATCACGTCGAACGAGGCGGCGACGGCGGTCGCGATGCAGAACACGTTGCTGACGCCGCGCTTCTACACCACCGATTTCGACGAGATGGACGCGATCGACGTGACCCCCGTCCGCGCCGAATGGGACACCCTGATCGCGCGGATGAAGTCCGACCCCAACAAGGGCCATTTCAAGAAGAACGAGGATTGGGACCACGTCGACTGGGACGGGATGGACCCCGCGCTGCGGGCCGAGTTCATCGACTTCCTGATCTCGTCCTGCACCGCCGAGTTCTCGGGGTGCGTCCTGTATAAGGAGATGAAGCGCCGGGGCAGCAACGAGGACATCGTGACGCTGTTCCAGCTGATGGCCCGCGACGAGGCGCGGCATGCGGGTTTCATCAACGACGCGCTGCGCGAGGCGGGGATCGCGGTGAACCTGGGCTTCCTGACGCAGGCCAAGAAATACACCTACTTCCGGCCCAAGTTCATCTACTACGCGACCTACCTTTCGGAAAAGATCGGCTATGCCCGCTACATCACGATCTACCGCCACCTGGAAGCGCACCCCGAGCATCGGTTCCACCCAATCTTCAAGTGGTTCAAGGAATGGTGCAACGACGAGTTCAGCCACGGCGAGGCCTTCGCGTTGCTGATGCGGACGGACCCGAAGCTGACGGAGAGCCGGGCCAACAAGCTCTGGATCAAGTTCTTCCTGACGGCGGTCTACGGTACGATGTGGGTGCGCGACCATCAGCGCCCGGTCTTCCACGAGGCGCTGGGGGTGGAGCCGACCTGGTACGGGCAGGAGGTGTTCCGCAAGACCTCCGAGATCTCGAAGCAGGTGTTTCCGTTCACGCTCGACATCGACCATCCCCGTTGGCGGCCTGGCCTCGACCGGTTGCAGCGCGCCTCGGTGCAGGTCGCCAAGGCGAAGCAGCGCGGCGGGATCGGCGGCATGGCGTCCCGCATCGCCGGGATGGCGAAGGCGGCGGCGGCGTTCGCGTCGCTCTACACGATTCCGGTGGTGCATAGCGACGTGCCGGACAATGCGCGGCTGGAGCCGGCCTACTGA
- the puhE gene encoding putative photosynthetic complex assembly protein PuhE, with protein sequence MAVSAGIAALLALFVWWFATGAILFVVRQADRAGGRAPLGAALAGLPFLSAGLVCAVLSRGDAGVPGAYAGFLSALAIWGWIELAFLTGTIAGPSRAPCPAGAAGAERVRLAWRTIAHHEAALIAGLLGLTVIVWGHANPIALQTYAILFAARILAQLNLFCGVPRINLEFVPARLEHLKSHFRLGPISAVFPLAVAILSALLLVLLHDLVSARTSVEAATASLLAMLAALALVEHAMMVLPLPDAKLWRWMLPAPATPDRRFTPPSMNPSER encoded by the coding sequence ATGGCCGTCTCGGCCGGGATCGCGGCGCTTCTCGCGCTCTTCGTCTGGTGGTTCGCCACCGGGGCGATCCTGTTCGTCGTGCGCCAGGCGGATCGCGCCGGCGGCCGGGCCCCGCTGGGCGCCGCGTTGGCGGGGCTGCCGTTCCTATCGGCCGGGCTCGTCTGCGCCGTCCTGTCGCGCGGCGATGCCGGCGTGCCGGGGGCCTATGCCGGTTTCCTGTCGGCGCTGGCCATCTGGGGCTGGATCGAGCTGGCCTTCCTGACCGGCACGATCGCCGGCCCCAGCCGCGCCCCGTGTCCTGCTGGTGCTGCAGGCGCGGAACGGGTGCGGCTGGCCTGGCGGACGATCGCGCATCACGAGGCGGCGCTGATCGCCGGGCTTCTGGGCCTGACCGTGATCGTCTGGGGCCATGCCAACCCGATCGCATTGCAGACCTATGCCATTCTTTTCGCCGCCCGGATCCTTGCGCAGTTGAACCTGTTCTGCGGCGTGCCACGCATCAACCTGGAATTCGTGCCGGCGCGGTTGGAACATCTGAAATCGCATTTCCGCCTCGGGCCCATATCGGCCGTCTTCCCGCTGGCCGTGGCGATCCTGTCGGCGTTGCTACTGGTCCTGCTGCACGATCTCGTTTCGGCCCGGACCTCGGTAGAGGCCGCGACCGCAAGCCTGCTTGCCATGCTGGCCGCGCTGGCGCTGGTCGAACACGCGATGATGGTCCTTCCGCTGCCGGATGCGAAGCTGTGGCGCTGGATGCTGCCCGCGCCGGCAACCCCCGATCGGCGGTTCACGCCGCCGTCCATGAACCCGAGCGAAAGATGA
- the puhC gene encoding photosynthetic complex assembly protein PuhC, whose translation MGQLQSQMSARDTEMVPRVLVQAMFALMTGALLLVGFAVLTDRPHVGVPRLAPVEAESRVYLEGSRQGNVTVRDGAGTVIARSEADRNGFIGVIWRVLARERMKRGIADGAPVRVLRRTNGTIAILDTATDWSVELVGYGEDNVAAFARLVD comes from the coding sequence ATGGGACAGCTGCAATCACAGATGAGCGCCCGCGACACCGAGATGGTGCCCCGCGTGCTGGTGCAGGCGATGTTCGCGCTGATGACGGGCGCGCTGTTGCTGGTGGGGTTCGCGGTGCTTACGGACCGCCCGCATGTGGGCGTGCCGCGCCTTGCCCCGGTCGAGGCCGAGAGCCGCGTCTATCTAGAGGGCAGCCGGCAGGGCAACGTGACGGTTCGCGACGGCGCCGGCACGGTCATCGCCAGGTCGGAGGCCGACCGGAACGGATTCATCGGCGTGATCTGGCGCGTGCTGGCCCGCGAACGGATGAAGCGCGGCATCGCGGACGGCGCCCCGGTGCGCGTGCTGCGCCGCACGAACGGCACGATCGCCATCCTGGATACGGCCACCGACTGGTCGGTGGAATTGGTGGGGTACGGAGAGGACAACGTCGCGGCCTTTGCCAGGCTGGTCGACTGA
- a CDS encoding metal-sensitive transcriptional regulator yields the protein MKQDKQKALGRLERMESQVRGIARMFEEDGYCVDILLQIAAVRSALKGVKRMLPENHARHCVEDAIASGAPDAQCETINEL from the coding sequence ATGAAGCAGGACAAGCAGAAGGCGCTCGGCCGGCTCGAAAGGATGGAAAGTCAGGTGCGCGGGATAGCCCGGATGTTCGAGGAGGATGGGTACTGCGTCGATATCCTGCTTCAGATCGCCGCCGTCCGATCGGCGCTCAAGGGGGTAAAGCGGATGTTGCCGGAAAACCATGCCCGCCACTGCGTCGAGGATGCGATCGCCAGCGGCGCGCCTGACGCGCAATGCGAGACGATCAACGAACTCTGA
- the hemA gene encoding 5-aminolevulinate synthase has product MDFDAIFTSQIETLKAEGNYRYFADLERRRGKFPRAANRHEGATRDVTVWCSNDYLGMGQHPDVVAAMCEAVHRSGTGAGGTRNISGTTHDHLLLEREIADLHRKDAALLFTSGYVSNWAALSTLGSRLPGCVILSDAGNHASMIEGIRHSRAQKVIWRHNDVADLEAKLRALPADVPKIVAFESVYSMDGDISPMRQIVEVAEKYGAMTYLDEVHAVGLYGPRGGGISEREGLAHRITLIEGTLGKAFGVVGGYIAGSAPLCDFIRSFASGFIFTTALPPAVAAAARASIMHLKASGFERARQRRQVAQVRARLDAQGIPHMSNESHIIPVLIKDPVKCRMLSDYLMDEWGIYVQPINYPTVPKGTERLRLTPSPMHTDADVDHLIAALTALWSQCALARAVA; this is encoded by the coding sequence ATGGATTTCGACGCCATCTTCACCAGCCAGATCGAAACCCTGAAGGCGGAAGGAAACTATCGCTACTTCGCCGACCTCGAACGCCGAAGGGGCAAGTTCCCGCGCGCCGCCAACCGCCACGAAGGCGCGACGCGCGATGTGACCGTCTGGTGTTCGAACGACTACCTGGGCATGGGGCAGCACCCGGACGTCGTCGCCGCGATGTGCGAGGCGGTGCACCGCTCGGGAACCGGGGCAGGGGGCACGCGCAACATCTCGGGCACCACCCACGATCACCTGCTGCTGGAGCGGGAGATTGCGGACCTGCACCGCAAGGATGCGGCGCTGCTGTTCACCTCGGGCTACGTGTCGAACTGGGCGGCGCTGTCGACCCTGGGCAGCCGCCTGCCGGGCTGCGTCATCCTGTCGGATGCGGGCAACCACGCCTCCATGATCGAGGGGATCCGGCATTCGCGCGCGCAAAAGGTGATCTGGCGCCACAACGACGTGGCCGACCTGGAGGCCAAGCTGCGCGCGTTGCCCGCGGACGTGCCCAAGATCGTCGCCTTCGAAAGCGTCTATTCCATGGACGGCGATATCAGCCCCATGCGCCAGATCGTCGAGGTGGCCGAGAAATACGGCGCCATGACCTATCTGGACGAGGTGCATGCCGTGGGCCTTTACGGCCCGCGCGGCGGCGGCATCAGCGAGCGCGAAGGGCTGGCCCATCGCATCACCCTGATCGAGGGAACTCTGGGCAAGGCGTTCGGCGTAGTCGGCGGCTATATCGCCGGGTCGGCGCCGCTTTGCGACTTCATCCGGTCTTTCGCCAGCGGCTTCATCTTCACCACCGCCCTGCCGCCCGCCGTGGCCGCCGCGGCCCGCGCCTCGATCATGCATCTCAAGGCGTCTGGGTTCGAACGCGCAAGGCAGCGCCGCCAAGTGGCACAAGTCCGCGCACGGCTGGACGCGCAGGGAATTCCCCATATGTCCAACGAGAGCCACATCATTCCCGTGCTCATAAAGGACCCTGTCAAATGCCGCATGCTGTCGGATTACCTGATGGACGAATGGGGGATCTATGTGCAGCCGATCAACTATCCCACCGTCCCGAAGGGGACCGAGCGCCTGCGCCTGACGCCGTCGCCCATGCACACGGATGCGGATGTCGATCACCTCATCGCCGCGTTGACGGCGCTTTGGTCGCAATGCGCGCTGGCGCGTGCTGTTGCATAA
- a CDS encoding copper resistance CopC family protein has product MTKHVLPAMVAMLAMATSALAHSQVEDMRPADGGILQTVEAIELRFDAPMRITAITLTGPDGDMAVTRETGLDPVTAFRALPPDAMPAGAYRVDWRGLAADGHPMQGTFGFTLTD; this is encoded by the coding sequence ATGACGAAGCACGTCCTTCCCGCGATGGTCGCGATGTTGGCCATGGCGACGAGCGCCCTGGCCCATTCGCAGGTCGAGGACATGCGCCCGGCGGATGGGGGAATCCTGCAGACGGTCGAGGCTATCGAGCTGCGCTTCGACGCGCCGATGCGCATCACCGCCATCACCCTCACCGGCCCGGACGGAGACATGGCGGTCACCCGCGAGACCGGCCTCGACCCCGTGACGGCGTTCCGCGCCCTGCCGCCAGATGCGATGCCCGCCGGTGCATATCGGGTCGATTGGCGCGGGCTGGCGGCGGATGGGCACCCGATGCAGGGCACGTTCGGCTTCACGCTGACGGACTGA
- a CDS encoding c-type cytochrome, whose protein sequence is MKNILIAAGALLLAAPAWSESHVEVQGDAAAGEEQFNRQCVACHVVQNEEGETLAGRNARTGPNLYGVAMRQLGSVEDFRYGDSIVELGEQGTVWTEENFVGYVQDPTGWLRETLDNPRARGKMAYKVRAEEDAFNLYAYLASVSPETEATN, encoded by the coding sequence ATGAAGAACATCTTGATCGCAGCCGGCGCGCTGTTGCTGGCGGCGCCGGCATGGTCGGAAAGCCATGTCGAGGTCCAAGGCGATGCCGCAGCCGGCGAGGAACAGTTCAACCGGCAATGCGTCGCCTGTCATGTCGTGCAGAACGAAGAGGGCGAGACTCTGGCAGGCCGCAACGCGCGGACCGGCCCGAACCTCTATGGCGTCGCGATGCGGCAGCTCGGTTCGGTGGAGGATTTCCGCTACGGGGATTCCATCGTCGAACTCGGCGAGCAGGGCACCGTCTGGACGGAGGAGAACTTCGTCGGCTACGTGCAGGACCCGACCGGCTGGCTGCGCGAGACGCTGGATAACCCGCGCGCCCGCGGCAAGATGGCCTACAAGGTCCGCGCCGAGGAGGACGCCTTCAACCTCTATGCCTACCTGGCGTCGGTGAGCCCTGAGACCGAAGCGACCAACTGA
- the bchM gene encoding magnesium protoporphyrin IX methyltransferase: MTYDATLASVETYFDRTATRAWEALTSDAPVSGVRATVRAGRDRMRAILLSRMPRDLTGLRVLDAGCGTGALAVAMAARGAEVTAVDISPQLIDIARRRAPGDMRGRVDFRAGDMLNAGLGSFDHVTAMDSLIYYSESDLIAALDALAPRIRHSILFTVAPRTPLLMAMWRAGKLFPRADRSPAMVPQSAKRLGRGLTACRLVPVTRVNSGFYISQALEVVPCS; the protein is encoded by the coding sequence ATGACCTATGACGCCACCCTCGCCTCGGTCGAGACCTATTTCGACCGCACCGCGACCCGCGCGTGGGAGGCGCTGACCTCGGACGCACCGGTTTCCGGCGTTCGCGCCACGGTGCGGGCGGGCCGCGACCGGATGCGCGCGATCCTGCTGAGCCGGATGCCGCGCGACCTGACCGGGCTGCGGGTGCTGGATGCGGGCTGCGGCACCGGGGCGCTTGCCGTCGCGATGGCGGCGCGCGGGGCCGAGGTGACGGCGGTCGACATCTCGCCGCAGCTGATCGACATCGCGCGGCGGCGCGCGCCGGGCGACATGCGCGGCCGGGTCGACTTTCGCGCGGGCGACATGCTGAACGCAGGCCTGGGTTCCTTCGACCACGTCACCGCAATGGACAGCCTGATCTATTATTCGGAAAGCGACCTGATCGCGGCGCTCGACGCGCTCGCCCCGCGCATCCGGCACAGCATACTGTTCACGGTCGCGCCGCGCACCCCGCTCCTGATGGCGATGTGGCGGGCGGGCAAGCTGTTCCCGCGCGCCGACCGGTCGCCGGCAATGGTGCCGCAATCGGCGAAACGCCTTGGCCGGGGTCTGACCGCTTGCCGCCTGGTGCCGGTCACGCGGGTCAATTCCGGCTTCTACATCTCGCAGGCTCTGGAAGTCGTCCCGTGTTCCTGA
- a CDS encoding PucC family protein produces MLPFSDAVSDQLPLSQLLRLSLFQVSVGMAAVMLLGTLNRVMIVELSVPATIVAAMIAIPVLIAPFRALLGFRSDTYRSAIGWKRVPYLWFGSLWQFGGLAIMPMALLVLAGDTALDAGMFGQVAAALAFLLTGLGMHMTQTAGLALAADRATEETRARVVSLLYVMYLLGMAFAALVIGTLLRDYSDLRLVQVVQGAAVVTVILNVVALWKQERMSPTTPAERARPRPSFRVAWADFTREGRVTRLVVVIFLGTMAFNMQDVLLEPYGGEILGLSVSSTTLLTAMWAGGALLGFGLAARWLSRGIDPHRMAARGILCGLAAFCAVIFSAPTGSPLMFYAGAAAIGLGGGLFAVATLTAAMTLPVQGVAGRGLALGVWGAAQATGAGLSIFVGGALRDIINKAAETGLLGEALTAPSIGYSVVYQVEIGLLFITLIALGPLVQARRLGHGRPVRLELSDFPT; encoded by the coding sequence ATGCTGCCGTTCTCGGACGCGGTCAGCGACCAGTTGCCGCTGTCGCAGCTTCTGCGCCTGTCGCTGTTCCAGGTCTCGGTGGGGATGGCGGCGGTGATGCTGCTGGGCACGCTGAACCGCGTCATGATCGTGGAGCTTTCGGTGCCCGCGACCATCGTCGCCGCGATGATTGCTATCCCGGTCCTTATCGCACCGTTCCGCGCGCTTCTGGGGTTCCGATCCGACACCTATCGCTCTGCGATCGGGTGGAAGCGTGTGCCGTATCTGTGGTTCGGATCGCTCTGGCAATTCGGGGGCCTCGCGATCATGCCGATGGCCCTGCTGGTGCTGGCCGGGGACACAGCCCTCGACGCGGGCATGTTCGGACAGGTCGCGGCGGCGCTTGCCTTCCTCCTGACTGGTCTGGGCATGCACATGACGCAGACGGCGGGCCTGGCCCTCGCCGCCGACCGCGCGACGGAGGAGACGCGCGCGCGCGTCGTCTCGCTCCTCTACGTGATGTACCTGCTGGGCATGGCGTTCGCCGCGCTGGTGATCGGGACGCTGTTGCGGGACTATTCGGACCTGCGGCTGGTGCAGGTGGTGCAGGGCGCCGCGGTCGTGACCGTGATCCTGAACGTCGTGGCCCTGTGGAAGCAGGAGCGGATGTCCCCCACCACCCCCGCGGAACGCGCCCGCCCGCGGCCGTCCTTCCGGGTGGCCTGGGCCGATTTCACGCGCGAGGGCCGCGTGACGCGTCTTGTCGTCGTCATCTTCCTCGGGACGATGGCGTTCAACATGCAGGACGTCCTGCTGGAACCCTATGGCGGCGAGATACTGGGCCTGTCGGTTTCGTCCACGACGCTGCTGACGGCGATGTGGGCGGGCGGCGCGCTGCTGGGCTTCGGGCTGGCCGCACGCTGGCTGTCGCGCGGGATCGACCCGCACCGCATGGCCGCCCGCGGAATCCTTTGCGGTCTGGCGGCGTTCTGCGCGGTGATCTTCTCGGCGCCGACCGGCTCGCCCCTGATGTTCTATGCCGGCGCCGCGGCCATCGGGCTGGGCGGCGGACTGTTCGCCGTGGCCACGTTGACGGCGGCGATGACGCTGCCGGTGCAGGGCGTGGCGGGCCGCGGCCTGGCCCTCGGCGTCTGGGGCGCGGCGCAGGCCACCGGCGCGGGGCTTTCGATCTTCGTCGGCGGGGCGTTGCGCGACATCATCAACAAGGCGGCCGAGACCGGTCTGCTGGGCGAGGCACTGACCGCGCCGTCGATCGGCTATTCCGTCGTCTACCAGGTCGAGATCGGCCTGCTTTTCATTACCCTCATCGCCCTCGGCCCGCTCGTGCAGGCCCGACGGCTCGGCCACGGTCGGCCGGTCCGGCTTGAACTGTCGGACTTCCCGACCTGA
- the bchL gene encoding ferredoxin:protochlorophyllide reductase (ATP-dependent) iron-sulfur ATP-binding protein: MALDRTPPVLNGLDGEGSVQVHQDASDRIEGAKVFSVYGKGGIGKSTTSSNLSAAFATLGKRVLQIGCDPKHDSTFTLTGTLVPTVIDILKEVDFHAEELRPEDFIFDGWGGVKCVEAGGPPAGTGCGGYVVGQTVKLLKQHHLLEDTDVVIFDVLGDVVCGGFAAPLQHADRALIVTANDFDSIYAMNRIIAAVQAKSANYKVRLAGCVANRSKDTDEVDRYCETVGFNRIAHMPDLDAIRRSRLKKKTLFEMADDEEIVQVRKEYVRLAETLWNGTEPLAPAPLPDREIFELLGFD, encoded by the coding sequence ATGGCACTCGACAGGACACCGCCCGTTCTGAACGGCCTCGACGGCGAAGGCTCGGTCCAGGTGCATCAGGACGCGTCTGACAGGATCGAAGGGGCGAAGGTCTTCTCGGTCTACGGCAAGGGCGGGATCGGCAAGTCGACCACGTCGTCGAACCTTTCGGCGGCCTTCGCGACGCTGGGCAAGCGCGTGCTACAGATTGGCTGCGATCCGAAGCACGACAGCACCTTCACACTGACCGGCACGCTGGTGCCCACGGTGATCGACATCCTGAAGGAGGTCGATTTCCACGCCGAGGAACTGCGCCCGGAGGATTTCATCTTCGACGGCTGGGGCGGCGTGAAATGCGTCGAGGCCGGCGGTCCGCCCGCCGGCACCGGCTGCGGCGGCTATGTCGTGGGGCAGACTGTGAAGCTTCTGAAGCAGCATCACCTGCTGGAGGACACCGACGTCGTGATCTTCGACGTGCTGGGCGACGTGGTCTGCGGCGGGTTCGCGGCGCCGCTGCAGCATGCCGACCGCGCGCTGATCGTGACCGCGAACGACTTCGACTCGATCTACGCGATGAACCGGATCATCGCGGCGGTGCAGGCCAAGTCGGCGAACTACAAGGTGCGGCTGGCGGGCTGCGTCGCGAACCGGTCGAAGGATACCGACGAGGTGGACCGCTACTGCGAGACCGTCGGGTTCAACCGGATCGCGCATATGCCCGACCTCGACGCGATCCGGCGATCGCGTCTGAAGAAGAAGACCCTGTTCGAGATGGCCGACGACGAGGAGATCGTGCAGGTCCGCAAGGAATACGTCCGCCTGGCCGAGACGCTCTGGAACGGGACCGAACCGCTGGCGCCCGCACCCCTGCCGGACCGCGAGATCTTCGAGCTTCTGGGGTTCGATTGA